One segment of Bacillota bacterium DNA contains the following:
- the tdh gene encoding L-threonine 3-dehydrogenase gives MAVMKVVKKESPGKGISISSASIPVAGPDEVLIKVKLAGICGTDLHIFKWDNWSKNRIKLPLIIGHEFVGEIVDIGSNVKHLRKGQRVSGEGHITCGHCRYCQNGRGHICQDVKIIGVDMDGCFAEYISIPARNIWPVHEAIPDRYAALFDPLGNAMHTVMTQPVAMKTILITGAGAIGLFAITIAKVNGAEKIIVVEPNSFKRELAVKVGADFVFDSSDDDIKEKIMDITEGNGPDIFLEMSGNPGALRMGLDLLSNGGTASLLGIPEREVPINIANEIIFKGITIHGIVGRRMFETWYQCQSFLLRDGKSIDPVVTHTVSIDNIEDGFHIMENNMAGKVVVEIGN, from the coding sequence TCATCAAAGTGAAGTTGGCCGGTATCTGTGGTACCGATTTACATATATTTAAGTGGGACAATTGGTCAAAAAACCGGATAAAACTTCCACTTATAATAGGCCATGAATTTGTTGGGGAAATTGTAGATATAGGTTCTAACGTAAAACATTTAAGAAAGGGCCAAAGGGTTTCAGGTGAAGGACACATTACTTGTGGACACTGCCGGTATTGTCAAAACGGAAGAGGACATATATGCCAGGATGTAAAAATTATAGGGGTAGACATGGACGGCTGTTTTGCTGAATATATAAGTATACCGGCAAGAAACATCTGGCCGGTTCACGAGGCCATACCCGATAGGTATGCCGCACTATTCGACCCATTGGGCAATGCAATGCACACAGTGATGACACAACCTGTTGCCATGAAAACAATTTTAATAACCGGCGCAGGCGCAATAGGACTTTTTGCCATAACTATTGCCAAGGTCAATGGTGCGGAAAAAATTATTGTTGTGGAGCCGAATTCCTTTAAAAGAGAGCTGGCGGTTAAAGTAGGGGCGGATTTTGTATTTGATTCATCTGATGATGATATTAAAGAAAAGATAATGGATATTACTGAAGGAAACGGGCCTGATATATTTCTTGAAATGAGCGGAAACCCAGGAGCTTTACGCATGGGTTTGGACTTATTGAGTAATGGAGGTACGGCAAGCCTTCTAGGCATTCCTGAAAGGGAAGTTCCCATAAACATCGCAAATGAAATAATTTTTAAAGGCATTACAATACATGGAATAGTAGGAAGACGTATGTTTGAGACCTGGTACCAATGTCAAAGTTTTTTATTAAGAGACGGAAAATCTATTGACCCTGTAGTAACCCATACTGTTTCAATAGACAATATAGAGGATGGGTTTCACATAATGGAGAATAACATGGCTGGAAAAGTAGTAGTGGAAATTGGCAATTAA
- a CDS encoding glycine C-acetyltransferase codes for MSKEFYNNLEEELKRLKEEGTYKKLRYLQSPLSSRTKVEGLGNVIALCSNNYLGLADKSEIIEAGISALKKYGAGAASVRFICGTYDIHRELEGKIARFLGTEAALTYTSCWAANTAVIPALLKPGDTVISDELNHASIIDGCRLAGREVKRLIYKHSNMESLEGKLKEAGEKGTKLIVTDGVFSMEGDIALLRDISELAEKYGAIVMVDDSHATGVIGKTGRGTEEYYNMIGKVDVITGTFGKALGGAGGGFIAGRKSVIDICTQRSRPHLFSNSLPPVLAAIAIAALNYLEANPGIIESLHKKTNYFRNKLKEAGLNPLEGDSAIIPIIIGDTAKAIRIADDMLKRGVYAIGFGYPIVPEGTARIRIQVSDALSYTDMDYAIDVIKESVRGY; via the coding sequence ATGAGTAAAGAATTTTATAACAACCTGGAAGAGGAACTAAAAAGGTTAAAGGAAGAAGGCACTTACAAAAAGCTGCGCTATTTACAATCTCCTTTATCAAGCAGGACGAAGGTAGAGGGGCTTGGGAATGTTATAGCATTGTGTTCCAACAATTATCTTGGGCTTGCAGATAAATCCGAGATTATTGAAGCAGGTATTAGTGCTCTTAAGAAATACGGAGCGGGGGCTGCAAGTGTGCGTTTTATATGCGGTACTTATGATATTCATAGGGAACTTGAGGGAAAAATAGCCAGGTTCCTCGGAACAGAAGCGGCTCTTACCTATACTTCATGCTGGGCTGCAAATACAGCTGTAATTCCTGCACTTCTAAAGCCTGGTGATACTGTAATATCTGACGAACTGAACCATGCAAGCATTATTGATGGGTGCAGGCTGGCGGGAAGAGAAGTAAAAAGGTTGATTTATAAGCATTCCAACATGGAATCCCTTGAGGGAAAACTGAAAGAAGCGGGAGAAAAGGGTACAAAGCTTATTGTAACAGATGGGGTATTCTCTATGGAAGGGGATATAGCCCTTTTAAGGGATATTTCAGAATTGGCCGAAAAGTATGGAGCAATAGTTATGGTTGACGACTCCCATGCCACGGGAGTTATCGGGAAAACGGGTAGAGGCACCGAGGAATACTATAATATGATTGGTAAGGTAGATGTTATTACAGGAACCTTCGGTAAAGCACTGGGAGGGGCAGGAGGTGGATTTATTGCAGGCAGAAAATCCGTAATTGATATATGTACCCAACGTTCAAGACCGCACCTTTTCTCCAATTCATTGCCTCCAGTACTGGCTGCTATAGCAATTGCTGCCCTGAATTATTTGGAGGCAAATCCCGGTATAATTGAATCTTTGCACAAAAAAACAAATTATTTTCGGAATAAACTGAAAGAAGCAGGACTAAACCCTCTTGAAGGCGATAGCGCTATTATCCCCATAATAATAGGTGATACTGCTAAAGCCATAAGGATTGCTGATGATATGTTAAAGAGAGGGGTTTATGCAATAGGCTTTGGATATCCGATAGTACCTGAAGGTACGGCGAGAATTAGAATACAGGTTTCCGATGCCCTTTCATATACCGATATGGACTATGCGATAGATGTAATTAAAGAGTCAGTGAGAGGATATTGA
- the gcvT gene encoding glycine cleavage system aminomethyltransferase GcvT, which produces MKKTVLYETHCSLGGKMVEFAGWALPVQYSGIIEEHERVRNAAGLFDVSHMGEIMIGGPDAEKFVQKIVTNNVKDMDTGRVQYSPMCYPDGGIVDDILIYKFADTKYFLVVNASNADKDFKWMKDNIEGKVEIRDVSNEYAQLALQGPKAQKILKMLTDFSLEAIKPFRFEQKVVIAGVDTIVSRTGYTGEDGFELYIRPQNAEHVWDRIIEAGKTEGLVPAGLGARDTLRFEAALPLYGQEISEDITPIEAGLERFVKFDKGDFIGRDALLKQKEKGPDRKLVGFEMIDRGVPRSHYIVQVGSMEIGFVTSGNFSPTLKKNIGIALLKKEYCEIGTDIEIVIRNKAMKARVIKLPFYSKKRRISL; this is translated from the coding sequence TTGAAAAAGACGGTCTTATATGAAACACACTGCAGTCTCGGCGGCAAAATGGTTGAGTTTGCAGGGTGGGCTTTACCTGTGCAGTATTCAGGAATTATTGAAGAGCATGAAAGAGTAAGAAATGCCGCAGGGTTGTTTGATGTTTCCCACATGGGTGAGATTATGATAGGGGGACCGGATGCCGAAAAATTTGTTCAAAAGATAGTTACTAATAATGTTAAAGATATGGATACAGGCAGGGTGCAATATTCACCAATGTGTTATCCTGATGGCGGCATAGTTGACGACATATTAATATATAAGTTTGCAGATACTAAATATTTTCTGGTAGTCAATGCATCTAATGCCGATAAGGATTTCAAATGGATGAAAGACAACATTGAAGGAAAAGTGGAAATCAGGGATGTCTCAAATGAGTATGCCCAATTGGCACTCCAGGGGCCAAAGGCTCAAAAAATCCTAAAAATGTTGACCGACTTTTCATTAGAGGCTATAAAACCTTTCCGTTTTGAGCAAAAGGTAGTTATAGCCGGGGTGGACACCATAGTATCAAGGACGGGGTATACAGGCGAAGATGGATTTGAATTATACATACGGCCCCAAAATGCAGAACACGTCTGGGATAGAATAATTGAGGCAGGAAAAACGGAAGGCCTTGTACCTGCAGGATTGGGAGCAAGGGATACTTTGCGGTTTGAAGCGGCGCTACCTCTTTATGGGCAGGAAATATCAGAAGATATAACACCTATTGAAGCAGGCTTAGAAAGATTTGTAAAATTTGATAAAGGCGATTTTATAGGTAGAGATGCACTTTTAAAGCAGAAAGAAAAAGGGCCTGACAGAAAGCTGGTAGGATTTGAGATGATCGATAGAGGAGTTCCTAGAAGCCACTATATTGTCCAAGTTGGGAGCATGGAAATTGGTTTTGTTACTTCCGGGAATTTTTCACCGACTTTGAAGAAAAATATTGGTATAGCATTGTTGAAAAAGGAATATTGTGAAATAGGTACAGATATTGAAATTGTTATAAGAAATAAGGCTATGAAAGCCAGGGTAATCAAATTACCATTTTATTCTAAAAAAAGGAGGATAAGCTTATGA
- the gcvH gene encoding glycine cleavage system protein GcvH, giving the protein MNIEKGLKYSKEHEWVRVEGNRAYIGITDYAQNALGDVVFVELPETGADLETGDTLGVVESVKAASDIYTPVSGTVVEVNDELSESPEKINESPYEAWIAVIELNDFSQLDDLMDEYEYEQFCSKEG; this is encoded by the coding sequence ATGAATATTGAAAAGGGTTTAAAGTATTCAAAAGAACATGAATGGGTAAGAGTTGAAGGTAATAGAGCATATATAGGTATTACCGACTATGCCCAGAATGCATTGGGAGACGTTGTTTTTGTTGAGCTGCCTGAAACCGGAGCTGACCTGGAAACAGGGGATACTCTTGGGGTGGTTGAGTCAGTTAAAGCAGCATCGGATATTTATACACCCGTTTCAGGGACAGTGGTGGAAGTAAATGATGAATTAAGTGAAAGTCCCGAAAAAATTAATGAGAGCCCTTATGAAGCCTGGATAGCAGTAATTGAATTAAATGATTTTTCACAGCTTGATGATTTAATGGACGAATACGAATATGAACAGTTCTGCTCAAAGGAGGGTTAA
- the gcvPA gene encoding aminomethyl-transferring glycine dehydrogenase subunit GcvPA: MSRYIPNTLEQHESILEDIKKESLDDLFKDIPESLKQKGRLNIPEAMSELELTKHMEGLATKNASTDEYICFLGAGAYDHYIPSVIKHMLMRGEFYTAYTPYQPEISQGTLQAIFEYQTMICELTGMDVSNASMYDGATAAAEAVLLACNLKRRKKALASKSLHPEFREVIKTYAAFNGIEIEEVEFKDGITDVNDLENKFTKDTAAFVVQNPNFFGAIEKMEDVSRITKVSGGLFIVVVDPVSLAVLKPPAEFDADIVIGEGQALGNPLSFGGPYLGFFAVTKDLMRRMPGRIVGQTTDVYGNRGFVLTMQTREQHIRREKATSNICTNQALNALAATIYLTIMGKKGLKEVANLCIQKSHYTLEKLIETGKFTPAFTAPFFKEFVVRIKDETFTIQELNKKLLKEKIIGGYELGKNYAALKDAWLIAVTEKRTKEEIDRLGGLI; the protein is encoded by the coding sequence ATATCAAGGTATATACCTAATACCTTGGAGCAGCATGAAAGTATTTTAGAGGATATAAAAAAGGAATCGCTGGATGATCTTTTTAAAGACATACCTGAATCACTAAAACAAAAAGGAAGGCTAAATATTCCTGAAGCCATGTCTGAATTGGAGCTCACAAAACATATGGAAGGGCTGGCAACAAAAAATGCAAGTACCGATGAGTATATATGCTTTTTGGGAGCTGGAGCTTATGACCACTATATACCAAGTGTTATAAAACATATGCTTATGAGGGGAGAGTTTTATACAGCCTATACTCCTTATCAACCTGAAATAAGCCAGGGCACGCTTCAAGCTATATTCGAATACCAGACCATGATTTGTGAACTTACAGGGATGGATGTGTCAAATGCATCCATGTACGATGGAGCTACTGCAGCAGCTGAAGCAGTCTTATTAGCCTGTAACTTAAAAAGAAGAAAAAAGGCATTGGCGTCAAAAAGCCTTCATCCTGAATTTAGAGAGGTTATAAAAACATATGCTGCTTTTAATGGAATTGAAATTGAAGAAGTTGAGTTTAAAGACGGAATTACTGATGTGAATGACCTGGAAAACAAGTTTACAAAAGACACTGCAGCTTTTGTTGTACAAAACCCAAACTTTTTTGGTGCAATTGAGAAAATGGAAGATGTAAGTAGAATAACCAAAGTAAGCGGCGGGCTATTTATAGTAGTGGTTGACCCTGTTTCTCTTGCAGTTTTAAAGCCGCCTGCAGAATTTGATGCAGACATTGTTATTGGTGAAGGCCAGGCTTTAGGGAATCCTTTGAGCTTTGGAGGGCCTTATCTGGGCTTTTTTGCAGTAACAAAAGACCTAATGAGGAGAATGCCGGGAAGAATTGTGGGACAGACTACCGATGTTTACGGGAACAGAGGGTTTGTTCTTACCATGCAGACGAGAGAACAGCATATACGAAGGGAAAAGGCGACATCCAATATTTGCACTAATCAGGCATTAAATGCATTAGCAGCCACAATTTACTTAACTATAATGGGAAAGAAGGGTCTGAAGGAGGTAGCAAATCTTTGTATTCAAAAATCCCATTATACTCTTGAAAAACTAATAGAAACGGGTAAATTTACCCCTGCCTTTACTGCGCCTTTCTTCAAGGAATTTGTTGTAAGGATAAAGGATGAAACATTCACTATACAAGAACTCAATAAAAAATTACTTAAGGAAAAGATTATAGGCGGATATGAACTGGGCAAAAACTACGCGGCTCTAAAAGATGCATGGTTAATTGCTGTGACTGAGAAAAGGACTAAGGAAGAGATTGACAGATTAGGGGGGTTAATATGA
- the gcvPB gene encoding aminomethyl-transferring glycine dehydrogenase subunit GcvPB, protein MKEKALIFEVSRPGRIAYSLPACDVPQKEMGQLIPPEYLRERDFELPEVSEVDVVRHFVALSRLNYGVDTGFYPLGSCTMKYNPKINEDLATLKGFTSVHPYQSEDTVQGCLEIIYKTGEMLAEITGMEKVSLQPAAGAHGELTGLMIIKAYHKHNGDIKRKKILVPDSAHGTNPASAAFAGFEVLQVESDEKGNVDINALKSLMGDDIAGLMLTNPNTLGLFEEKIKEIADIVHGAGGLLYYDGANTNAILGITRPGDMGFDIVHLNLHKTFSTPHGGGGPGSGPIGVVSKLVPFLPLPVIEFKEGRYYFDYDRPLSIGKIKSFYGNFLVAVKTYAYILSMGPDGLKRASETAVLNANYVMEKLKEYYTLPYHRPCMHEFVISAQKQKEFGVSALDIAKRLMDYGFHPPTVYFPLIVKEALMIEPTETESRETLDRFIEAMISIAKEAENNPEIVKKAPHNTPIGRLDEIKAAREPVLRWKRKE, encoded by the coding sequence ATGAAAGAAAAAGCTTTGATTTTTGAAGTAAGTAGGCCTGGACGTATAGCGTATTCATTACCTGCCTGTGATGTTCCCCAAAAAGAGATGGGACAGTTGATTCCGCCTGAGTATTTGCGTGAAAGAGATTTTGAATTACCGGAAGTAAGCGAAGTTGATGTAGTAAGGCATTTTGTGGCGCTTTCGAGGTTAAATTATGGAGTTGATACAGGCTTTTATCCCCTCGGTTCATGCACCATGAAATATAATCCAAAGATTAATGAGGATTTAGCAACTTTGAAAGGTTTTACATCAGTGCACCCTTACCAATCTGAAGATACTGTCCAGGGGTGCCTGGAAATCATATATAAGACAGGGGAAATGCTGGCGGAAATTACCGGAATGGAAAAAGTCTCCTTGCAACCGGCAGCCGGAGCCCATGGAGAATTAACGGGGTTAATGATAATAAAGGCATATCATAAGCATAATGGAGATATAAAACGTAAAAAGATTCTTGTACCTGATTCAGCCCATGGTACCAATCCCGCATCTGCAGCTTTTGCAGGCTTTGAAGTGCTACAGGTAGAGTCTGATGAAAAAGGCAATGTAGACATAAATGCGCTTAAATCTCTTATGGGAGATGATATAGCAGGGCTTATGCTTACTAATCCAAACACATTGGGGCTTTTTGAAGAGAAAATTAAGGAGATTGCGGATATAGTCCATGGTGCAGGAGGGCTTCTTTATTATGATGGGGCTAATACAAATGCTATTTTAGGGATTACCCGCCCGGGAGACATGGGATTTGATATTGTACATTTAAATCTCCATAAAACCTTCAGTACCCCTCACGGTGGAGGAGGACCCGGATCAGGGCCTATAGGGGTTGTAAGCAAGCTTGTTCCTTTTTTACCTCTCCCTGTAATTGAGTTTAAGGAGGGCAGGTACTATTTTGACTATGACAGGCCTTTATCTATAGGTAAAATAAAATCATTTTACGGTAATTTCCTAGTTGCGGTAAAAACATATGCATATATTTTATCCATGGGACCTGACGGTTTAAAAAGGGCATCGGAAACGGCGGTTTTAAATGCAAATTATGTAATGGAAAAATTAAAAGAATATTATACACTTCCATACCACCGGCCCTGTATGCACGAATTTGTAATTTCAGCGCAAAAGCAAAAAGAGTTTGGAGTATCAGCTCTTGATATAGCAAAGCGACTTATGGATTATGGGTTTCATCCGCCTACCGTTTATTTCCCTTTGATAGTTAAAGAGGCGTTAATGATAGAACCTACTGAAACTGAAAGCAGGGAGACTCTTGATAGATTTATTGAAGCAATGATAAGTATAGCAAAAGAAGCAGAAAACAACCCTGAAATAGTGAAAAAAGCACCTCATAATACACCCATCGGCAGGCTTGATGAAATTAAGGCAGCCCGGGAACCGGTATTAAGGTGGAAAAGAAAAGAATGA